cttctttcgctctccttctcttctttctctcttcttctcttctttcgctctcttctcttctttcgctctctctcttctttcgctctccttctcttccttctctcttctttcgcTTCTCTCCTTCTTTCGCTTCCTTCTTTTcgctcctccttctcttctttcgctctccttctcttctttcgctctccttctcttctttcgctctccttctcttctttcgctctcttctttctctttctttctctccttctttcgcTCTCCTTCTttcgctctccttctcttcttctcttctgtctcttctttctctctctctctctctctctcttctcactttcactctctctcagggCGTTGCGTCCTCCAGGCTGGTTGCCCCAGTGGCATTGTGGGGTGAGGGTTTCCTCCAATAAGAAACTGGTTGGTTTCATCAGTGCCATTCCTGCTGATATCCACATCTACGACACgtgagacacacccacacacgctcTAACCACATAGCGGACACACATCAACAACGTCGTGGACAGGTGCATGTCAGTGCTGAACTTGATGCACacattttcctctctccctctcttcagctTAAAGAAAATGGTTGAGATCAACTTCCTGTGTGTTCATAAGAAATTGCGTTCAAAGCGTGTGGCTCCAGTTCTGATCAGGGAGATCACACGAAGGGTTAACTTGGAGGGTATATTCCAGGCCGTCTACACGGCAGGAGTGGTACTACCCAAACCTGTGTCTACCTGCAGGTACACAGACACAATTCATCAATTTGTCCTAACATAATAAGAATACATAGGCAACTTAAGCAGTGTAACTGTAGTAAGTTGACTGTAACTAGAGTATGTAACAGGAGTGTTGTGTTTTGTGAACAGGTACTGGCATCGTTCTCTGAACCCCAGGAAGCTGGTGGAGGTGAAATTCTCTCACCTGAGCAGAAACATGACGCTGCAGAGAACCATGAAACTGTACAGACTACCAGACGTAAGAACACACACAATGTTACACTTCCACCATCTATCACATCTCTCCTACACTGAGCAAGACCCTTTTCTCCTAGCTGACGGGGCTAATAAACTTTGCTTTATGGTTACAGGCCTGTGTGATGttgggtgtatgtgtataactCTCCTTTCTCTTCGTAGAGCACTAAGACCCCGGGCTTGCGAGCGATGGAGAGGCGTGACGTGCGTCAGGTGACGGAGCTGCTCCAGAAACACATGAGACGTTTCCAGCTGGCGCCCTCTATGGGCGAGGAGGAGGTGGCACACTGGTTCCTCCCTCAGGACGACATCATAGACACATTTGTAGTGGAGGTAGGGGTCTGTCTTTTTGTCTGTTCAATTAGATAATGAGAtggatacactgaacaaaaatataaacgcaacatgtaaagtgtttgtcccatttttcatgagctgaaattaaagatcacagaaatgttccatactcacaaaatgcttatttctctcattgtGCCCAACTTGTCTACATCCCTGTTAgagagcatttctcatttgctaagataatccatctacctaacaggtgtagcatatcaagaggctgattaaacagcatgatcattacacagttgcaccttgtgctggggacaatataaggccactctaaaaggtgcagttttgtcacacaacacaaggccacagatgtctcaagcgttgagggagtgtgcaattggcatgctgactgcaggaatgtccaccagagctgttgccagataatttaatgttaatttgtctaccataagccacctcccaACGtcgctttagagaatttggcctcacaactgcagaccacatgtaaccacaccagcccaggacctccacacctggcttcttcacctcagggatcgtctgagaccagccacaaggacagttgatgaaactgaggagtatttctgactgtaataaagcccttttgtggggaaaaactctgATTGGCTGGCCCTGGCTTCCCAGTGGGCGGGcctatggctgcgcccctgcccaatcatgtgaaatccatagcttAGGATCTagggaatttatttcaattgactgatttccttatatgcactgtaactcagtaaagttgttgcatttctatttttgttcaatataattAGATACTGAAATCTGAGTACTTTTAATTTGCTATTCTGTGTTTACCCTCAGGGTGCCGGTGGTGTGTTGACAGACTTCACTAGTTTCTACACCCTGCCCTCCACAGTGATGCACCATCCACAGCACAGAAGTCTAAAGGCTGCTTACTCCTTCTACagcgttcacacacacactccactactGGACCTGATGAATGACACTCTCATACTGGCCAAACtggtactgcacacacacactctttccaaCATAAATACAAAGGTTCAACACAACTACGATCACGTCCATCtaattggtgtgtgtttgtgtgtcccacAGAAAGGCTTTGATGTGTTTAATGCTCTGGACCTGATGGAGAACAAGGTGTTTCTGGAGAAGCTCAAATTTGGCATCGGAGACGGCAACCTGCAGTATTACCTCTTTAACTGGAAATGTCCCCCCATGGACCCCGACATggtgaggcgtgtgtgtgtgtgtgtcaacaaggTGGGGTGTATTCCTGGGTGTGCTGTGAAAGAATTTCATAATGGGAAATCGGTCAATAATTCTAATTATTTTTCTACCTCTGTCGCTGTTTCAGGTTGGCCTTGTTCTTCAATAACTAGTCTGTCTGTGACTGCTACACACTCAGAGGTCAAAGGTCTTCTTTGACCCCTAACATCGCTCTACCTGGACACACAGGTAGTCCCAAACTAGAAGAAGACAATGAcaacaatcaaccaatcaaagtGATCGGGAGGTGTGCATCAATTTGAGCATCTCTCCTGGATCATTTTTATCATGGAGAACATTCTCTCTGCTCACCTGGAACTCTTTTTAACCATCAACATCCTGAATGTGAAGTCATGCTCTGCCTGAGACAGACTcttgtacagtacacacacacactacatgaagAGAAGGAAGACTTGCATCCATAATGTTTTTCTTGTTTTATTCAAAAAGGTGCATTGGTAACTGTGTTTGTTGGACAGTGCAGAAATGTAGTAACCTGTGCATTTAATGCCAGAACACATTTATTCCAGTAGTGTGGAATATGGGGGGTGGGAGAGGAAAGATTCAACTGGCGTAGATGTTATTGACTTTGGTGTTCCTATGAATGGTTAAGAGGGGATTCTAGGGATTTTTGAGGAAGAATGTATTTGAAGCACAAATCTTAAGTTCTTAACTGAGTGAAAGGCTCCTTAACAACCCCAGGTGCATTTTATATATCGactatttgttttgtgtgtgtaggtttttcaatatcTGAGTGTTTGTTTTGTGAAACACAAAATGCAGGATGAGAATTgcatttttaaattgtttttaatttgttttgtgtgtttgcacTTAACAACATATTATTTTAAAAAGGTCCCATTTTTTTCCCCGGGCACAATTCTGATATTTAGGATTGTGCTTATATGTTGTGTGTTCTGTCACCATTCCTCCCATGTCTGTCAAACCGGCATCTTCATCTATAAATAAAGGTATTGGGTTGGAGTATCAGGCAGCTCCTTGTGTATGATCCAGCACATGAAGGAACCTGTGATGAGAGAAGACATCAGCAAACAGAACAGCTGTTATCATGGTTACTACTGTTAGATAAACAAGTGTCCCTGTCAATGAGAAACTGAGTTGATTGTGTACATgggggaaaatgttttgtttacATGGGGAAAAtacaatgtacaaaacattaggaacaccttcctaatattgagttgcagcccctttcgccctcagaacagcctcaatcgtcgggacatggactctacaaggtgtcagaagtggtccacagggatgctggcccatgttgactccaatgcttcccacagttgtcaagttgtctggatgtcctttgggtaggggaccattcttgatacacacgggaaactgttgagagtgaaaaacccagctgcgttgtagttcttgacacttAAACTGGTGcccttggcacctactaccataccctgttcaaagttacaaatctgttgtcttgcccattcacgctcaatggcacacatacgcaatccatgtctcaaggcttaaaacggtctttaacctgtctcctcaccatctacactgattgaagccAATTTacaagttacatcaataagggatcatagctttcaccaagtcattttgtcatggaaagaggtgtgTAGTTCTCATTCTTACGCTGCCCTCATGGGGAGTTACTTGCTTTTAGTGTTTCTGAGGTGTGGCTCTGAATGTGGTCTGCATCTGGGGCTGTGCCCAAACGTAGGTAATGGTCAGGTTCCTCGGCTCAGACGTTGCTGGtacatgccagatcttacaatgcCGGGATAGGTATTTTGCGTATCAGCTAACCATGTTATAGCAATTTGGTGCCCGACAGTACGGCCGATGacgtggcacgcaaccattggttgatgcatgcaaggGAAGACGACCGATGTCAATGGCACAGAACACTGGGCATCCAAATAAAGATGGCTGAAATAGAACTGATCCCCAAAACCGTGAATCTGAGTCAGCCATGTGTTTATTAGTCCCAGGGGCACCTTGAGTGTTGGATCTGTTGTGGATGTGTACTTCAACTTGTTTGAATTTGAGCACGAGACAGTTTTTGATACAATGCAGATACCCCCCAAGTCCTTGccttaagatttttttttaaatatatatatatatcaacatgTGTAGTTTTTAAATAACACACTTTTCTCTAACTGaaaaacagtatttttattgaacTCCTTGGCAGGCTGTAAAAGAAATGATGAATTAGAACCAGCAGTGTTTAAAGAGGACCTCATCCAAATTCTGAATGTTTCAAATAGTCAAGCTATACCAGCATGATGGAATAAACTCATCTAGACTTTAAAAGATACATCTGAGTGTGCTGtctaatttatttaatttaagtCCTCCATGGGATTTTGGGAGTGTTTCCTCCAGATTGGTAGTAGAGATCAcctccaatcagcatccagggctGCCTACACTACCGTTTCATGTCATCTTTTGTACATAAATTGCTTCTACTTTTTCTTAGTCTTTGGTTTCCGTATTTTATAGGGGTTCGGGATAATCTTTTTCACTTTAAGAGGCTGAAGTACGCAGGATGGACATTCTGTAATGTCTGGAGAAATGTCTTCAATTTTCCGTTTTTggcctcttgtctcctctcccttttccaCCTCCATTTGCCCTGCAGCTGTTCCCTCTCCCACCTGCCCCTCAACTGTTGCACCTGTTTCACTGGGAGGGCTTGGTATCCAGGCAACCTGCAGAGCAGGCACTCTGGGTACAATGGCTTCCACAGTGTCGGAGAACGTCCCATCCTCGTTCCTGTCCCCTTGTCTGAATCCCAGTGCCAGGACGCACTTCAGCCCCAGCAGTCCCGCCACACTCTCACTGAGACGCGGCACCTGGCATGCCGCCACGCCCCGCGTCCGGCACAGCGCTATCAGGTGGCTCGTCATGTGCGGCGGTTTGACCGACTTGCACACGAGCACCAGCCGGAGCTGGTTCCTCTCCAGAGCCTTGGTGACCTCATTGATGCCGATGGCCAGCTGCCTCCTAGCGGCTACGTCAGTCCAGCCTTGCTCTCTGGGTTTAACAGGACATTCCGGTGTTACAGTGTCGAGGGTTTTCTGTGGGGGCTCAGCTACCGAGTCATGTCCTGTAGGTGGGTTCTTATTTCTCTTTTTCCCCCACTGTCGAAACCCTTTCACCTCTTTCTTTTCCAGGCCAGTTGCTGACAGTTTGCTCTTCAGAGTGTCCAGGATGAAGTGTACGTCATCACTCTGCAGTGGGCTCCATTGCAGTCTGTAGGGGGAGTTCAGGGACGTCTTAGCTGGGATCTGCTTCTTCCGCTCCTTTTTCGACACTTTGCCTGGAGTGGCCATCTTTATCTGGAGTGAAGAAAGGAGGAATTCACATGAACTGCTGACTCAACTCCCATGTAATCACATTTACCAGCAGGGTAGCATATAAATATAATCTATTCTATTGCTCTAGTTATGTGGGGTTGACTCCTTGAATGTTAATTCAATGCTGGGGTGGGTGATGCTGGGGTGGGGCTTAAACCCTGTTAGCACAGTACAATCTTTGCCATAAAAACGaacaccaaaaaaacaaaaaatatcacTACAGCCTTTGGCTATGAGGGTAGATCTGGAATCAGATTACATCGTCAGATAAATTAAAATACGGGCTCTGTACTGTGGTCCTCTAACCTGTATGTAAAGGTAGTAAGTTTGCCCTGTAACAATGTTCCCCCCTCTATCACTACTACAcataacttagctagctagctggctgacttGTTATTCAGCGACAGACACATTTCCCAGCATGTATATAGATATAGCGAGTAATTTTAACAAGTTATCAAACAAACCTAAATTAAACATATCGAGCTGACAAACTGCCATAGTTAGTTATATACTCACAGCCGTCGGGTTTTTACCCCAATTCTAACAATTAAAAAAAGCAGTTGTAGGTCAGTGCACACAACTAATGTGCTGTGTCCATGGGCGCAGCCATATTGTATGTCTGCGGTTGATGACGTTTCATCAGAGCCACGCCCCTCAAACCCGCATAGAGCTAATCTATTTGGCCGCGAGCAAAAGGCCACCAAACAATCTTCTAATATTATATTGACAATTTACTAAGAAAAAACAAAGCCACTTAATAATACTAGCTACAAACCATATGACCCATCAGAACCACTGGAAACCACGGGATGCTACCAAGCCTTCAGTCTCCCGAATCAGACCCTCAGATGCACAGACTTCTGAATTAACTGAGTCCAGCTGAGCTCCAGTAGGGTGGCAACCTACCATCTCTCATCCTCCATGAATCACTGTTTCTACATCCAAATTACAAAATATAACTCTGCCTCCAAATGCTAAACATGCCACACATTCAATCCAAGTCAATTGTCCCTATATTAGAATATTCATTGAGCTACACAATCCATTTTATACAGTATGATTTGGTCATGAAACGCGAACAATCCAATATTGACTTGCATTGATGCGAGTGTCATTTTTAAATCTTGTTTTATTTTAGCGTCCTTTACGCACCGCGTCTCAGTATGTTTGGTCAGCCAATCAGCTGTCTATCCACCCCACTGCGGTCCCGACTCCCGAGGCATTGACCGATATTTACTGTAAGCTCCCAGTCTGTTACAGCTGCAGTCAGAGCTATTCACACAGCCGAGAAGACACTTTGGGCTAATACTACCTACAGTAGCCTACGGAGTTGAACTTTGCGAGATGTCTCTTCAGGTAGGCTATGTTTTCCCTGGCGGACACATATTCTATCTGAGTGATGAGTCGATCAAGATAACGGGGTTAGGCCTACGTTTTTATAAGAGATGCGAATGGTCGACTGATGTGGTAGCTGGTGGTAGGTAGGCTTGTACATACGCATATAGACTACGTTTACCGTTATGTTCTTTATTTACTGAGTCATGCTGTGTATTGCTTTAAATGCGTATGAAATTTAGAGCTTGATTTGCTGGCCATCTCGGAATGATGCGCAATGATGCTGATGTGTATTGGATACCAGCTGCCGTCATCAACAGAGGCCCTTGAGATCAAATATTAATGTTTCTACAGACTAAGTATGCAGTGCTGTCACGCTTCCAAGACCAATAATAGCTAGGCTACTGTAACCTATTAGAATCAAACATTGCATGTACTACgtattataattaagcaataatgtTGTTTCTGTGCTGCTCCCACTATGTATACAGCACATTTTGCAGCGTTAAATCAACACTTAAATAGTTCATTTGATCTACTATCTCGGAGTACATATGGTCCCACTCTACAGAGTGTAAAAAGTACTTTTGTTATAACACTTAAATGTAACACTACGAAAGTGTAAAAAAATAACACTGCATTAAACTTGTCAGTGTTACTCAAATGTAACACTATGAGATAACGAACTCTGTGTTATTTCTGTTCAACACTAGTGTTGATCAAGAGTTAACTCCTATTAGTGTTAAACAaaaacactgttacactgttttGGGTTTAAAGCCTAATTTGCATATTTCACATGGTGCCTTTTCTTTTTGAGGGAAtggtagagttaccacccatgactccatttgttagtgacagagacattgtTGTTGAATTATTTCATTTTAAAGGCCTGTGGGTTTCACCAAATAATTACCTAGCTGAATGTTATCATTAAAATTAAACTTGACAATACATTACACATATCATAAGGCCTTACTTTGATGGCCTCGATTtaccctaacacagtggtgttaagaacctcctggtttacaggccacattagGTCTGCAAGTTACATTATggtggcttgcaaagtgatgtgtag
This genomic window from Oncorhynchus tshawytscha isolate Ot180627B unplaced genomic scaffold, Otsh_v2.0 Un_scaffold_17_pilon_pilon, whole genome shotgun sequence contains:
- the LOC112222499 gene encoding glycylpeptide N-tetradecanoyltransferase 2, whose protein sequence is MAEDSESAASQQSLELDDQDTCGIDGDNEEENEHMQGSPGGDLGAKKKKKKQKRKKEKPSSGGAKSDSASDSQEIKNPGLPMQKLQDIQRAMELLSCQGAAKSIDEATKHKYQFWDTQPVPKLNEVVTSHGPMEADKDNIRQEPYSLPQGFMWDTLDLSNADVLKELYTLLNENYVEDDDNMFRFDYSPSFLKWALRPPGWLPQWHCGVRVSSNKKLVGFISAIPADIHIYDTLKKMVEINFLCVHKKLRSKRVAPVLIREITRRVNLEGIFQAVYTAGVVLPKPVSTCRYWHRSLNPRKLVEVKFSHLSRNMTLQRTMKLYRLPDSTKTPGLRAMERRDVRQVTELLQKHMRRFQLAPSMGEEEVAHWFLPQDDIIDTFVVEGAGGVLTDFTSFYTLPSTVMHHPQHRSLKAAYSFYSVHTHTPLLDLMNDTLILAKLKGFDVFNALDLMENKVFLEKLKFGIGDGNLQYYLFNWKCPPMDPDMVGLVLQ
- the LOC112222695 gene encoding ribonuclease P protein subunit p38, coding for MATPGKVSKKERKKQIPAKTSLNSPYRLQWSPLQSDDVHFILDTLKSKLSATGLEKKEVKGFRQWGKKRNKNPPTGHDSVAEPPQKTLDTVTPECPVKPREQGWTDVAARRQLAIGINEVTKALERNQLRLVLVCKSVKPPHMTSHLIALCRTRGVAACQVPRLSESVAGLLGLKCVLALGFRQGDRNEDGTFSDTVEAIVPRVPALQVAWIPSPPSETGATVEGQVGEGTAAGQMEVEKGEETRGQKRKIEDISPDITECPSCVLQPLKVKKIIPNPYKIRKPKTKKK